From Faecalicatena sp. Marseille-Q4148:
CTCACCGAGTTTCGCAGCCTCGCCAAACACCTGGCAAGCTTCTTCAAATTCCAGATCTCCGAGCGGTTTTAGCAATCTTCCCGTCGGTCCCAGATCCATTCCTATATAGCGTTTCTTTCCGCCGACTTGTCTGACTGCCCGTCTTGCATTTTCCAGTGCTGTTTGAATCACTTCTTCTAAAGAAACGTTTTGACTGTGAAATTTACACCGATTCGCACCAAATGTATTTGCAAGAATGAGGTCACTTCCGGCTTCCAGATAATCTCTATGGATTTGGCAAATGGCTTCCGGTCGTTCAATATTCCATAATTCCGGAAGTTCTCCCAGCTTTAGCCCTTTTTCCTGAAGAAGGGTTCCCATTCCGCCATCAAAAAAAAGCAGTTCTTTTCCTATTCTGTCTTTCAGCATGTCTCTTCTCCTTATCTTCTGTCATCTATGCGGTAGCTGCAGTCCTGTTTTCCACACATACTGCATCCTCTTTCTACTGCACTTGCACAAGTGTCTGCAATTCCTATAACAGCTGTTACCGACTTTATCGGTGTTAGCATGGAAGCTTCTGTCGTCATAAGGCCAATCTGCTTCGGCGCATCCAAAACTTCTAACAGATTTTTCTGGATGAAAATACTAAAATCTCCGTATCCGGGACTAAACCGCGGTCTTAAATATCTGCTTCCTGCCTTTTTCCCGATTTCTTCCTGTATCTGATCACAGTACTCCTCCAGAACTGCCGCCGCACAAGCCTGCAGAACAACTGCCCTGGCCATATTGGTATACTCATATCTATGAATCCTGCGATCCACCTCGGCTCCTAATGTAGCTGCAAAAACAGCTGCTTCTCTACAGCCCTTTAAATTCACAGCCAAATCTCTGCTGATAATCTTCAGCGCACCGAGTTGTATCTCCTGCTGTCGAACGAATACCGGAAAAAACCGAAAAACTGCTCGTTTTCTTTCCGCAATTGTTTGAAGCTCTTTTAGACATTCATGAATCAGATAAATGGTTTCTTCATCTGGTTTTGTATTCCCATAACCAAGATAACGGATTGCTTCCTGATACACCGTTCTTCTGCTACTCATGCTCAATCATCTCCGAAAGATTATTCATGATTGCTTCTGCCACTTCAGGCTTATTCATAGAATAAATATGAATATTCTGTATTCCATTTGCAATCAGACTAACAATCTGCTCTGTCGCATAGGCAATCCCTGCCTGCTTCATCGCTGCCGGATAACTTCCAAAGCGATCCAGCATAGACAAAAACCGCTCCGGAAGGAAGCTGCCGGACATTTTGCATATCCGCTCCATCTGTGCCGCATTTGTTACCGGCATAATTCCCGGAATAACAGGAATGGTAATTCCCTGTTCGCGAATGCGATAGAGAAAACTATAATACAGCGAATTATCAAAAAACATCTGTGTTGTAAGAAAATCCACTCCACATTCTACCTTTTCTTTCAATCTTCGTATATCATCTCTGCGATCCTGACTTTCGACATGCCCTTCCGGATAGCAGGCCGCACCGATACAAAAGTCGCCTGACTCCCGAATCTCTCTGATCAGTTCACTTGCATAACGATAATCTCTTGCAATCTCTACAGAAGAATCCTCCGGAATATCTCCTCTTAACGCAAGCACATTTTCAATTCCTGCATCTTTTAGTCCCCGAATAACTTTTTTTACCATCGCTTTCGTTGATGATACACACGTCAAATGAGCCAAACTCTCCATTCCAAGATCATGTTTAATATGTGATGCAATGCGAACCGTATTCTCACTTGTTCCTCCGCCCGCTCCATACGTCACGCTCATGTAAGATGGATTCAATCTTGCCATCTCATCTACCGCCTGGATTACAGTTGGATATTTCGCATCTGTTTTCGGAGGAAATACCTCGATTGAAATATGTGTTTTTCCGTCTTTTAATTTCTCGCTGATTTTCATATGCTGTCTCTTCTCCTATAAATTAAACACGTTTCAAAAACGTTTTTATCTTCTGTCCTGTGAAATCAAAAAACATCCTTCCCGGATGTCTTTCTTATGCTAAATGTCAAAGTAATACAACAACAGCAGGTCATCCCTGCTGTTGTCTCTTTCTCTGTATCATAAACGTACTACATTGACTCGTAGAGTTCCTCGTACTGTCTTGCTGAATTCTTCCAAGAGAAATCTTTCTGCATCGCACGTTCTACAAGTTTATTCCAGTCACGTTTTTTATCATAATAAATCTGTTCCGCATAACGCACTGTCGCCATCATCTCATGCGCATTATAATTACTGAAGCTAAATCCTGTTCCCGTCTTTTCATACTCATTGTATGGTTCTACCGTATCTCGAAGTCCACCTGTCTCCCGAACAATCGGAAGTGTTCCATAGCGCAGACTCATGAGCTGGCTTAATCCACACGGTTCAAATAATGACGGCATCAAAAATGCGTCACATGCCGCATAAATCTTATGTGACAATTGTTCTGAGTAAAAAATATTAGCAGAAACCTTGCCATTATATTTCCACGCGAAATGCCGGAACATATTTTCATACTGTTCTTCTCCGGTTCCAAGTACAACAATCTGAATACTGTCCTGACAGATCTCATCCATAACCCGCTGAATCAAATCAAATCCTTTCTGATCTGTCAGACGGGAAACGATTCCGATCATCATCACTTTCGGATCTTCCGTCAATCCGAGTTCTTTCTGAAGCGCTGTCTTATTCTTTACTTTTTCTTTACGGAAATTCTCTGCAGAATAATGCGCTTCAATCAATTCGTCTGTCTCTGGATTATATAAATCATAATCGATTCCGTTCACAATTCCAGAGAGACAATTAGATCTTGCATTCATTAATCCGTCAAGACGTTCTCCATAAAACGGCATCTTAATCTCTTCTGCATAAGAATGACTCACAGTAGTTACCCGATCTGCATAAACAATACCACCCTTTAAGTAGTTGGCATCTTTATAAGCTTCCAACTTATCCGGTACAAAATAGTATGCTGGAAGTCCTGTAATATTTTGAATTGTCTTTGTATCCCATGTTCCCTGGAACTTCAGATTGTGTATCGTAATAATTGTTTTAATTCCCCGGTAGTATTCTGCGCTGTAACGGAAATTATCCAGATACACCGGCACAAGTCCCGTCTGCCAGTCATGGCAGTGAATAATATCCGGTCTAAAATCAATCACCGGCAATGCGCTCAATACCGCTTTTGAAAAATATGCAAATTTTTCGACATCAAACCTAATATCACCATACGGCTTAAAGCCTGAAAAATAAAATTCATTATCAATAAAGTAATAAGTAACCCCTTCATACTGCATCGTTAAGATGCCGACATAGCGGTTCTCCCAGTTAAAGTCCATATAAAAATGTGTAACATATTCGAGCTTTGATTTCCATTCTTCTTTCATACACATATATTTCGGCAGCATGACACGCACATCATACTTCTCTTTATCAAAGCATTTCGGCAAAGAACCTACAACATCTGCAAGTCCTCCGGTCTTAATAAATGGTACACACTCTGAAGCTACAAATAATATCCTTTTCATATGCATTCCTCCATCATTCCTACGGTATTTCTATTATATCGTATTTTACTGCCAATGAAAAGATTTATCTTAGCTTTTTCTCATTCTCTCAATTCTGTTTCCGTTTCTATCTGTGCTTATATTCCAATTGAATTGTATCTGCGATCAATGCAATAAATTCAGAATTCGTTGGCTTTCCTTTTCCATTGCTGACAGTGTATCCAAATAATTCATCCAGTGTATCTAATTTTCCTCTGCTCCAGGCCACTTCGATCGCATGTCGGATCGCACGCTCAACTCTGCTCGATGTCGTCTGATGTTTTTTTGCAACTGTCGGGTATAGGATTTTCGTAATCGCACTTAATACATCCATATCTTCCACCGCCATCATGATTGCATCTCTTAAATAATGATAGCCTTTAATATGCGCCGGAATCCCAATTTCATGAATCATATTTGTTACATGACTTTCCAGATTCTCCTGCTCTTTTCCCTGACATGCCACAGCTGATTTTGAACTCCCTTCCCGCTTCGGACTAACACGCACACTCTTGATCCGATTTAACAACATTTCATTATTAAACGGTTTCATAATATAGTAACTTGCTCCCCGCTGAAATGCATCTTCTGTGATACGTTCCTGTCCTACTGCTGTTACAATAATAAATTCCGGCCGTTTTTTCATTGTTTTATCTGCATTGACAAGATCCATCACACTTAATCCATCAACTTTCGGCATAATTAGATCAAGCAGGACAACATCCGGCTCATTCTGTTTAATAATCTGCAGCATATCCTCCCCATTGTTTGCTTTTCCGACGAGCTTCAACTCCTTATCGCTGCTGACAATTTCCCCTAAAAGTTCCAATATTCTTTCATTATCATCCGCAACAGCTACATTTAACTGCCCCATTTTTTGTACCTCCTTTTCCTTTTCAAGCACCGTGCTCTGTTATTATAGCTGTCTGATTTTTTGTTCGCAAGGAAAAGTCATCTTATAATTTCGACATTCTTCTTGAAAATATTTGTTTTTCTACAAGTTTCTTGTAGTGTTCTTGCTTCTTTTGACGAAAATTTTCTAAAAATCGTAGATTTTCTGTATGAATTTTTTGTCGATCTTTTTATTTTTTTCCAGAATTCGCCTTTTATTTATGCACCTCTTGATTTCCTTTTCGGAAAATGTTAGTATAGAAATCATCACAAAAACAGGACCTTTGAGCGCTTACACAGCAGTCTCTAAAGGTCCTGTTTTGCGGAATCATTTTATCACAGGAGGTTTGTTATGATAAAAGTTAAGCATCAGATTGACTGGAAAGTTTTTATCCGTCTTGTTGTCGCAATTGCACTTCCGATTGCTTTTCAGAATTTCCTTTCAACAACCGCTAGTATGGTAGACACAATTATGATCGGAAGTCAGGGAGAACTTGCCGTTGCCGCTGTCGGAATCTGTTCCCAGATTTCTTCTCTATTCTTCTCCTGCTACTTTGGTTTTGCGGGAGGCGCGCTTCTATTCTTCTCCCAATACTGGGGCGCTCAAAATGAGGAAGGAATTAATCGGACGTTCGGCATGTCTTTATTGTATATGCTCGCAGTATCACTTCTGTTTGGCTGCGTCGCAATTACCTGTCCAAATTTCCTTCTCGGAATCTATACTGATAAGACAGACATTATAAAACTGGCAGTACCTTATATCAGAATTGTTGGATTTGCTTATCCGCTTCAGGTACTTGCGGTACTCGTCAGCTTTCTCATGCGCTCTACAGAACGTGTGAAAATACCTTTAGTCAGCTCAGCGGTTGCTCTGGTTGTCAACTTTGTGCTGAACTTTATCTTAATCTATGGACGCTTTGGAATGCCGAAAATGGGGCCGGCCGGAGCTGCTGTTGGAACACTCGTTTCCGGCATGGTCAATCTCATCATTCTGCTTGTTTTTCTTTTGAAAGACCACAGCACGATTCAGTTGAAACTGTCACAAATGTTCCACTGGAAAGATGGATTTGCCGGAATGTATCTGAAAAAATGTTTTCCAATTATTTTAAATGAGCTCTTTTACGGAATCGGACAGATGTTGATCAACATTGTTATCGGACATCAATCTTCCTCTGCCATTGCCGCAATGGCTGCATTCCGTGTTCTGGAAGGATTCGTCTTTGCTTTCTTTGGCGGACTTGCCGATGCAAGTACCGTTGTCGTCGGCAAAGAAGTCGGCTCCGGGCATCATATGAAAGGCTACCAGTATGTCAAAGGGTTCTCCATCCTTTGCCCGGCAATTACTTTTATCATTGTACTGACATGCCTTCTCTTAAACAGACCTCTGCTCGGACTATTCGGACTTGGCGCAGAAGCTATGTTCTACGGAAAATATATGCTCTTAATCTACCTTGCCGCCGGAACAATCCGGACATGTAATTATATTATGAATTCCTGCTTCCGCGCCGGAGGAGAGTCTGTCTTTGGTACAGTACTTGAAATCAGTTGTCTTTTCCTCATCAGTGTTCCAGCAACATGGATCGCCGGAATGGTACTGCACCTCCCATTTCTCGTGGTCTTCTCCTTCGTTTACACAGATGAGATCATCCGGCTCATTTTTGAACTGTGGTACACGCGAACCGGAAAATGGATCAAACCTGTGACCGAGGAAGGCCGGCGTACCGTTGAGGCATTCCGCCAGGAACTCCACGCGAAACAGCATAAGGCGATTTCATAATACAAGAGAAATCACACAATAAGAAACTGAAAGCATTAAAAAAATACCAGCATAATACCTGCCATACATTTTGACCTGATGTCATCATGCACGGACAGCTGTCATGCTGGTACTTTTATAATCCCATTACATACACCTGACACGGATTCCACTCATCCCACAGCGTCGGAAATACTTCAAATTCCCGGAATCCAAGCGACAGATAAAATCTATTTGTAGCGTCATATTCTTCATATCTTCCCATCTGCACAGTCTTTACCTGAATAAATGAATAGCCGTGTTCTTTTGCTACCTCTCTGGCCTGTTTAAAAAGAGCGCTTCCAACTCCCTTTCGGTGATAATCTTTCAAAACGCCCATCACATACAGCTCGACAGTATCCTTCCCAGTCTCTTTCAGATACAAAAATCCAACCGGCTTTTCTCCGTCAAATGCTGCCCAGAATAAATTTTCCGCGCTCGACTTAATATATTCCTCTCTCGCCCGCTCGATTCCAAACCACTCCGGAAGCGCTTCCAGAATTGCTCTCGTAATTTCTTTTTTCCTGTTTTTATCTTCCATCTGCAATACCTGCATATTGTCTACTCTCCTTTTTCATTTGGAATAATCTTATCATATTTAAAAAACTATTTACAGCCGCTCTTTCCTATGATTCGTTCATACGTTTCTTCACCCGTCTTCTGAAATCCTAGAGACTGGAACATCTTCTGACTTTGCGTATTGAATGAATAAATATTTGCCTTTACTTTATCTATTCCCTTTTCCTTTGCCAGGGCGACCATATTTTCAATACATTTGCGACCGATATGTCTGTTCTGATATTCCTTACAGACAACAATCGACAGTTCTGCATTCTCCTGAAGTGTCACATCCCCCACAAGGACTCCCTCATACTGAATGTAATAACAGTCTCCGTGTGTATCCAGATAATTGTACATCGCTCGTAACCGTTCAAGCGAATACACATGATCAATATTATCTACCTGTCTGCAAAGTTCCAGATCCTGATACCACGCAAGCGCCGTCTCCTCGTTCGGGTAATACGGTATCAGAAATAATTTATCATCCACCTTGCGGACTTTCTTTTCTTCCTCTTTGACTGCTTTCACCAGAAGCATCATCGGGCGGCGCATCTCATCCGACATTCCCGGAAGCTCCATCATATGTTCCGGCGGCATCGCTTCTTCCAACGCCTCTAGGCGGAATCCTGTTTTCAGAAGCAGATTAACGATCTGCGTCATCGTGTGGTGCTGCTTTTTCACGTTCTGTCCGAGGAAATAAGTCTGCCTTTCCCCCGGCGTGAAATAATGGTCTACCGGCCAATATAGCGGCTTCCCGGATTCATCATAGATCCAGTCCTGATGCACCCCTGCTGTAAAAACAGGGTGTTCGATGTTAAAGAGAAAACATCCGCCAGGCTTCAGTGTGTTATACACCTTCTTGTAAATCGCTTCCAGATCTGCAATATAATGCAGAACAAGGTTAGAAATGACGAGGTCATACATGCTGTCCGGATAGTCATAGTCTTCTATATTGCAAACCTGATATGTAATTGTTTCCTCCGAATGTTTTTCGACTGCCTTTTGGATCATCTTTTCACTACTGTCGATCCCAAGCACAAAAACCGCTCCCATATCGGCAGCATATTTGCAGTGCCATCCGTATCCACACCCAAGATCCAACACCTTTTTTCCTGTTAGATCAGGAATCATCGGCTGAAGCTGGTGCCATTCTCCTGCCGCTTGCAAACCGCCTTTGCTTCGCTCCATTTGACTGTATGCCTCAAAAAATTGTTCATTATCGTAAATATGGTTCATCATAGGATTCGTCCTCTTTGTCTGTTTTTTCAAACGTATTTATCTATCTTACTCTTCTACATAATACTGCGCCTGTGCACACCAAAGCTCATGATATTTCCCATTCTCATCAGAAAGCAGTTGTTCATGACTGCCGCTCTGTACAAGATGTCCTCTGTGAAATACTGCAATTTCATCACAAAACTTGCACGAGGACAGACGGTGGCTAATAAATACCGACGTTTTATCACTTGCAATATCGTTAAACCTTGCATAAATTTCTGCTTCTGCAATCGGATCCAGCGCCGCAGTCGGCTCATCCAGGATCATAAAAGGCGCATCCTTATAAAGCGCTCTTGCAAGTGCTATTTTCTGCTGTTCGCCACCCGAAAAATCAACTCCGTTATTATCATACTCCCTTCCAATATTCGTGTCAATTCCCTCTGGAAGCTGTGAAATTTTCTCACCTAACCCTACACGTTCCAGACATTCCAGCACGCGATTTTCATCTATCTGTCTGGATGCCGCTACATTTTCTGCAATAGAAAAAGAAAATAATGTATAATCCTGGAATGCCACCGAGAACAACTTCATATACTCCTCATATCGGTATCGTGTAATATCAATTCCGTTCAACAGAATTTTTCCTTCGGTCGGATCATAAAGACGGCACAGTAATTTAATAAATGTTGTCTTACCACTTCCATTTTCCCCAACAATTGCCATTTTCTCTCCGATTTTAAACTTCAAATTCACATGGCGCAATACCCACTCCTCACTGCGCGGATATTTGAATGATACGTCTCTAAATTCAATCTCATAATCAATGTCATCCCGTTTTTCAACCGCCAGCGTACCGTGATACATATGATTAGGCATTTCCAGATACTGAAACACTTCTTCCAGATACTCGTTGTTACTCCGAAGCTCTCCTATATCCGACGCCAACGCAGAAAGAGACTCTACAAATTTTTGAACAGTTCCCTGATA
This genomic window contains:
- a CDS encoding ABC transporter ATP-binding protein; this translates as MENKKRAFRKDVKLVMKGIRIWQNIMPSYIPYLIASAVTVCVQPYFQLYMSARIVNELIAESSLRKMLMLAGITVIGTFLLSVLSRFFSGKLKTLQELSFSHLQGYLFDAENHFSYEHLENPDVIRKRNKIDMFARTTEAGLLKVLYMPEDCLRRILDLIASTLLTVSLFQTVSGSFSGFLKAVNSPWIVFIFAAVIGVNAAVTIWISSRTLAKSHKEFEVLAMQNNLIHAYKNVWGPDMQIFKLNRIYLSDYRKYMLHPKWVENLAAAMAVEIRVKQLLNLLVKVIVFLFTAAKAWMGAIGIGNFILYQGTVQKFVESLSALASDIGELRSNNEYLEEVFQYLEMPNHMYHGTLAVEKRDDIDYEIEFRDVSFKYPRSEEWVLRHVNLKFKIGEKMAIVGENGSGKTTFIKLLCRLYDPTEGKILLNGIDITRYRYEEYMKLFSVAFQDYTLFSFSIAENVAASRQIDENRVLECLERVGLGEKISQLPEGIDTNIGREYDNNGVDFSGGEQQKIALARALYKDAPFMILDEPTAALDPIAEAEIYARFNDIASDKTSVFISHRLSSCKFCDEIAVFHRGHLVQSGSHEQLLSDENGKYHELWCAQAQYYVEE
- the glgA gene encoding glycogen synthase GlgA, whose amino-acid sequence is MKRILFVASECVPFIKTGGLADVVGSLPKCFDKEKYDVRVMLPKYMCMKEEWKSKLEYVTHFYMDFNWENRYVGILTMQYEGVTYYFIDNEFYFSGFKPYGDIRFDVEKFAYFSKAVLSALPVIDFRPDIIHCHDWQTGLVPVYLDNFRYSAEYYRGIKTIITIHNLKFQGTWDTKTIQNITGLPAYYFVPDKLEAYKDANYLKGGIVYADRVTTVSHSYAEEIKMPFYGERLDGLMNARSNCLSGIVNGIDYDLYNPETDELIEAHYSAENFRKEKVKNKTALQKELGLTEDPKVMMIGIVSRLTDQKGFDLIQRVMDEICQDSIQIVVLGTGEEQYENMFRHFAWKYNGKVSANIFYSEQLSHKIYAACDAFLMPSLFEPCGLSQLMSLRYGTLPIVRETGGLRDTVEPYNEYEKTGTGFSFSNYNAHEMMATVRYAEQIYYDKKRDWNKLVERAMQKDFSWKNSARQYEELYESM
- a CDS encoding GNAT family N-acetyltransferase, which codes for MQVLQMEDKNRKKEITRAILEALPEWFGIERAREEYIKSSAENLFWAAFDGEKPVGFLYLKETGKDTVELYVMGVLKDYHRKGVGSALFKQAREVAKEHGYSFIQVKTVQMGRYEEYDATNRFYLSLGFREFEVFPTLWDEWNPCQVYVMGL
- a CDS encoding MATE family efflux transporter, with product MIKVKHQIDWKVFIRLVVAIALPIAFQNFLSTTASMVDTIMIGSQGELAVAAVGICSQISSLFFSCYFGFAGGALLFFSQYWGAQNEEGINRTFGMSLLYMLAVSLLFGCVAITCPNFLLGIYTDKTDIIKLAVPYIRIVGFAYPLQVLAVLVSFLMRSTERVKIPLVSSAVALVVNFVLNFILIYGRFGMPKMGPAGAAVGTLVSGMVNLIILLVFLLKDHSTIQLKLSQMFHWKDGFAGMYLKKCFPIILNELFYGIGQMLINIVIGHQSSSAIAAMAAFRVLEGFVFAFFGGLADASTVVVGKEVGSGHHMKGYQYVKGFSILCPAITFIIVLTCLLLNRPLLGLFGLGAEAMFYGKYMLLIYLAAGTIRTCNYIMNSCFRAGGESVFGTVLEISCLFLISVPATWIAGMVLHLPFLVVFSFVYTDEIIRLIFELWYTRTGKWIKPVTEEGRRTVEAFRQELHAKQHKAIS
- the spo0A gene encoding sporulation transcription factor Spo0A, whose translation is MGQLNVAVADDNERILELLGEIVSSDKELKLVGKANNGEDMLQIIKQNEPDVVLLDLIMPKVDGLSVMDLVNADKTMKKRPEFIIVTAVGQERITEDAFQRGASYYIMKPFNNEMLLNRIKSVRVSPKREGSSKSAVACQGKEQENLESHVTNMIHEIGIPAHIKGYHYLRDAIMMAVEDMDVLSAITKILYPTVAKKHQTTSSRVERAIRHAIEVAWSRGKLDTLDELFGYTVSNGKGKPTNSEFIALIADTIQLEYKHR
- a CDS encoding Vitamin B12 dependent methionine synthase activation subunit is translated as MSSRRTVYQEAIRYLGYGNTKPDEETIYLIHECLKELQTIAERKRAVFRFFPVFVRQQEIQLGALKIISRDLAVNLKGCREAAVFAATLGAEVDRRIHRYEYTNMARAVVLQACAAAVLEEYCDQIQEEIGKKAGSRYLRPRFSPGYGDFSIFIQKNLLEVLDAPKQIGLMTTEASMLTPIKSVTAVIGIADTCASAVERGCSMCGKQDCSYRIDDRR
- a CDS encoding GNAT family N-acetyltransferase is translated as MLLVKAVKEEEKKVRKVDDKLFLIPYYPNEETALAWYQDLELCRQVDNIDHVYSLERLRAMYNYLDTHGDCYYIQYEGVLVGDVTLQENAELSIVVCKEYQNRHIGRKCIENMVALAKEKGIDKVKANIYSFNTQSQKMFQSLGFQKTGEETYERIIGKSGCK
- the metF gene encoding methylenetetrahydrofolate reductase [NAD(P)H], translated to MKISEKLKDGKTHISIEVFPPKTDAKYPTVIQAVDEMARLNPSYMSVTYGAGGGTSENTVRIASHIKHDLGMESLAHLTCVSSTKAMVKKVIRGLKDAGIENVLALRGDIPEDSSVEIARDYRYASELIREIRESGDFCIGAACYPEGHVESQDRRDDIRRLKEKVECGVDFLTTQMFFDNSLYYSFLYRIREQGITIPVIPGIMPVTNAAQMERICKMSGSFLPERFLSMLDRFGSYPAAMKQAGIAYATEQIVSLIANGIQNIHIYSMNKPEVAEAIMNNLSEMIEHE